From a region of the Thiomicrorhabdus sp. genome:
- the yjgA gene encoding ribosome biogenesis factor YjgA — MVRPRNVNRVKLKKEVPDWEQEEFESRTDIKKAAQAVTDLGEQLSEMTETEIKKLQLPKDLADAILLLKRMDRGPALKRQKLYIGKYLRQDEQLLIEIKEKLAEIEVKKKQQNAHFHKLEKWRDRLVEEGDAALVEFLEFYPQADRQSLRQWIRNAQKEQKDSKPPKSSREIFKYLKGLDW; from the coding sequence ATGGTTAGACCACGTAACGTAAACCGAGTAAAGCTTAAAAAAGAGGTTCCTGATTGGGAGCAAGAAGAGTTTGAAAGTCGCACAGATATTAAAAAAGCGGCTCAAGCCGTGACCGATTTAGGTGAGCAGTTGTCAGAAATGACAGAAACAGAAATTAAAAAATTACAACTGCCTAAAGATTTAGCCGATGCGATTTTATTATTAAAAAGAATGGATCGTGGTCCTGCGTTAAAACGTCAAAAACTTTATATTGGTAAATACCTTAGACAAGATGAGCAATTGCTTATTGAAATTAAAGAAAAATTGGCTGAAATAGAAGTTAAGAAAAAACAGCAAAATGCCCATTTTCATAAGTTAGAAAAATGGCGCGATCGATTGGTTGAAGAAGGTGATGCTGCTTTAGTTGAGTTTTTGGAGTTTTACCCACAAGCAGATAGACAGTCGCTAAGACAGTGGATTCGTAATGCTCAAAAAGAGCAAAAAGATTCTAAACCACCTAAATCTTCTAGAGAAATATTTAAATATCTAAAAGGACTAGATTGGTAA
- a CDS encoding DMT family transporter codes for MAVVLAYITVVLIWTTTPLAIVWGGHTDWYFAVAGRTALAALLILPFFLWLKKSSFRFDRAALRVYLFASFPIFGGMTLMYWAGQYLPSGWIAILFALTPVTTGIFAYFLLPNQRLTWVKVTGILLAMTGMISIFVPNLENGLVGFQVAAIGAAILSVSFHSLGSVLVKRCGTDLPALHVVVGALWVSVMGQFILAPTTLFHWPELQQTEAYAILYAATVGSVIGFMLYFYLVRQVDAMKVALIPVITPVFALLFGHFLNGEVLSLTIWIGTGLVITGLVLFEWRFKFKSKTIKQ; via the coding sequence ATGGCTGTTGTTTTAGCATATATTACGGTTGTATTAATTTGGACAACGACTCCCTTAGCCATAGTATGGGGTGGGCATACCGACTGGTATTTTGCTGTTGCAGGCAGAACAGCTTTAGCCGCCCTTTTAATCTTGCCATTCTTTTTATGGCTTAAAAAATCCTCATTTCGTTTTGATCGTGCCGCATTAAGAGTCTATCTATTCGCATCTTTTCCTATTTTTGGTGGCATGACTTTAATGTACTGGGCCGGCCAATATTTGCCCTCAGGATGGATTGCTATTTTATTTGCTCTAACACCCGTTACAACCGGAATCTTTGCGTATTTTTTACTGCCTAACCAAAGGCTTACATGGGTAAAAGTTACCGGTATATTATTAGCCATGACCGGCATGATAAGCATCTTTGTACCTAACTTAGAAAACGGACTTGTTGGTTTTCAAGTAGCGGCTATTGGTGCAGCCATTCTCTCTGTATCTTTTCACTCATTAGGCAGTGTATTGGTTAAGCGTTGTGGAACAGACTTGCCAGCCTTACATGTGGTTGTTGGTGCTTTATGGGTAAGTGTTATGGGCCAATTCATACTTGCCCCAACCACTTTATTTCATTGGCCTGAATTACAGCAAACTGAAGCCTATGCCATTTTATATGCAGCAACGGTAGGTTCTGTAATAGGCTTTATGCTGTACTTTTATTTAGTTAGACAAGTAGACGCCATGAAAGTAGCTTTAATCCCAGTCATTACACCAGTATTTGCCTTACTTTTTGGTCATTTTTTAAATGGTGAAGTATTGAGTTTAACAATTTGGATTGGAACAGGCCTCGTTATTACAGGCCTGGTTCTTTTTGAATGGAGATTTAAATTTAAAAGTAAAACAATAAAACAATAA
- a CDS encoding asparaginase produces MKTIQIFITGGTLDKDYQTTTGDLVFSQTHIKQLLNEANMTLSVDLTTLMLKDSLEMTDKDRELIYQACKNANADQIVITHGTDTMVETALYLQKNQSLKNKTIVLTGAMRPYMLGQSDASFNMASALMAAQLAQNGIYIAMNGQLFNADKVSKNRTLGQFQANN; encoded by the coding sequence ATGAAAACAATACAAATTTTTATCACTGGTGGCACACTCGATAAAGACTACCAAACCACAACTGGTGATTTGGTATTTTCTCAAACGCATATCAAACAACTGTTAAATGAGGCCAATATGACCTTGTCGGTTGATCTAACTACCCTGATGTTAAAAGACAGCTTGGAAATGACGGATAAAGATAGAGAACTCATTTACCAGGCCTGTAAAAATGCAAATGCTGACCAAATTGTGATTACTCATGGCACAGATACCATGGTAGAAACCGCCTTATATCTTCAAAAAAACCAAAGCTTAAAAAATAAAACAATTGTTTTAACTGGAGCTATGCGACCTTATATGTTGGGTCAATCGGATGCTAGCTTTAATATGGCTAGTGCATTAATGGCTGCACAGCTAGCACAAAATGGTATTTACATTGCCATGAATGGCCAGCTTTTCAACGCAGATAAAGTCTCTAAAAACCGAACTCTTGGCCAGTTTCAAGCCAATAATTAA
- the lexA gene encoding transcriptional repressor LexA, giving the protein MSNLAYLIPRRNQKMQLQTADPLEMVDVDFVTIPVLGWTSAGEPIQMEMDYDTISVPSNMVKKETFALRVKGNSMIEENIEDGDIVIIERRSSAENGESVIVRINNQEVTMKKLYIEKSGVRLQPANKDLEPIILKNEDIEILGIVTGILRQS; this is encoded by the coding sequence ATGTCTAACTTAGCGTACTTAATCCCTAGACGTAACCAAAAAATGCAGCTTCAGACTGCTGATCCATTAGAAATGGTTGATGTTGACTTTGTCACCATCCCTGTTTTAGGTTGGACATCGGCAGGTGAACCTATTCAAATGGAGATGGATTATGACACCATTTCTGTTCCCTCTAATATGGTAAAAAAAGAGACCTTTGCTCTAAGAGTTAAAGGGAATTCGATGATTGAAGAGAATATTGAAGACGGTGACATTGTTATTATTGAAAGACGTTCTTCAGCCGAAAATGGTGAATCGGTTATCGTGCGTATTAACAATCAAGAAGTCACTATGAAAAAGCTCTATATTGAAAAATCTGGAGTACGCTTGCAACCTGCCAATAAAGATCTGGAACCCATTATTCTTAAAAACGAAGATATTGAAATTTTAGGCATTGTGACAGGCATTCTTCGCCAGTCTTAA
- a CDS encoding YciI family protein translates to MLYSIFAYDVENSLPLRAKARPAHVARLKELNENNRLVIAGPNPAIDSTEPGKSGFTGSLIVADFISLEAAQKWADADPYVAAGVYKEVHVKPFKQVLPVVEQD, encoded by the coding sequence ATGCTATATTCAATTTTTGCTTATGATGTTGAAAACAGCTTACCATTGAGAGCTAAAGCTCGCCCTGCTCACGTTGCCCGTCTTAAAGAGTTGAATGAAAACAACCGCTTGGTTATTGCAGGGCCAAACCCTGCTATTGACAGCACAGAACCTGGTAAATCGGGTTTTACAGGTAGTCTTATTGTTGCAGACTTTATATCACTAGAAGCCGCTCAAAAATGGGCTGATGCTGATCCTTATGTTGCCGCAGGCGTTTATAAAGAAGTGCATGTAAAACCATTTAAACAAGTTTTACCTGTAGTAGAACAAGATTAA
- a CDS encoding septation protein A, which translates to MKLLFDLFPVVLFFIAYKMYDIYTATAVIIVASIVQVGYFYFKNKRVEKMHVITLALILVLGGLTLILQDEDFIKWKPTIVNWGFALVFLGSHYIGQKPIVERMMGQAIALPDNIWIRLSWLWILFFIVSGITNLYVAFNFDTDTWVDFKLFGLMGMTIVFILIQGVYISRYIQESDSDAEKQALQEGHTEDELIENLQHANTQNKQENKKD; encoded by the coding sequence ATGAAATTATTATTTGATCTATTCCCCGTTGTACTCTTTTTTATTGCTTATAAGATGTATGACATCTATACCGCGACAGCGGTAATTATTGTTGCCTCTATTGTTCAAGTTGGCTATTTTTACTTTAAAAATAAACGTGTTGAAAAAATGCACGTCATCACCCTAGCACTGATTTTAGTATTAGGTGGCTTAACGCTTATTTTACAAGATGAAGATTTTATCAAATGGAAACCAACCATTGTAAACTGGGGCTTTGCTCTTGTTTTTTTAGGCAGTCATTATATTGGTCAAAAACCGATTGTTGAACGCATGATGGGTCAAGCGATTGCTTTGCCTGACAACATTTGGATAAGATTAAGCTGGTTATGGATTTTGTTCTTTATTGTTTCAGGTATAACTAACCTGTATGTGGCCTTTAACTTTGATACCGATACCTGGGTAGACTTTAAACTATTTGGCTTAATGGGTATGACCATTGTCTTTATCTTAATCCAAGGTGTATATATCAGTCGTTACATTCAAGAGTCCGACTCTGACGCTGAAAAACAAGCATTACAAGAAGGTCATACTGAAGATGAGTTGATTGAAAACTTACAGCATGCAAACACACAAAATAAACAAGAAAATAAAAAGGATTAA
- a CDS encoding PHP domain-containing protein, giving the protein MKVDFHCHTTASDGGLTPHEIIDLAIKYEVTTMAITDHDTTAGYENALDYANQNGIQLITGVEASCQWNGHTIHIVGLDFDLTNDDLQNGLARIRSMREERARAILSKMNDKPHIKIENLDNKLWDLVGEGVVGRGHFAQLLQQEGLVKNAQQAFERYLKKGKAAYVASEWPELETVVQWITQANGIAVIAHPGIYKFTSNKLNRLITDFKAAGGQAIEVVNQPRHSSDITGMAQRAVTHQLYASMGSDFHRLEHTWRGLGWLAPMPSNVEPVWQLFKEPLKDSEYSVTKP; this is encoded by the coding sequence ATGAAAGTTGATTTTCATTGTCATACAACCGCCTCAGATGGAGGGCTAACTCCTCATGAAATCATTGACTTAGCGATTAAATATGAAGTCACCACTATGGCAATCACTGATCACGATACTACCGCAGGGTATGAGAATGCTTTAGATTATGCCAATCAAAATGGGATTCAATTGATTACAGGAGTAGAAGCTTCTTGCCAGTGGAATGGTCATACTATTCATATTGTTGGTTTAGATTTTGATTTAACCAATGATGATTTGCAAAATGGTCTTGCTCGAATTAGAAGTATGCGTGAAGAGCGTGCAAGAGCCATTTTGAGCAAAATGAATGACAAACCTCACATTAAAATAGAAAACCTAGACAATAAACTTTGGGATTTAGTGGGTGAAGGTGTTGTAGGGCGAGGGCATTTTGCTCAGCTGTTGCAGCAAGAAGGTTTGGTTAAAAATGCTCAACAAGCATTTGAACGCTATCTAAAAAAAGGCAAAGCTGCTTATGTTGCCAGTGAGTGGCCAGAGCTTGAAACTGTTGTGCAATGGATTACTCAAGCAAATGGCATCGCGGTAATCGCTCATCCTGGTATTTATAAATTTACCAGCAATAAACTTAACCGATTAATTACCGATTTCAAAGCAGCGGGTGGTCAAGCCATAGAAGTGGTTAACCAGCCTCGCCATAGTTCAGACATTACAGGCATGGCACAGCGAGCCGTTACACATCAACTTTATGCATCAATGGGGTCAGACTTCCATCGCCTTGAACACACTTGGCGTGGATTAGGTTGGTTGGCGCCAATGCCCTCAAATGTAGAACCTGTTTGGCAACTGTTTAAAGAACCGTTAAAAGACTCTGAGTATAGTGTTACAAAACCGTAA
- a CDS encoding L-threonylcarbamoyladenylate synthase, with amino-acid sequence MSVYISVHPDNPQPRLLQQVVDILNKGGVIAYPTESGYALGSLLDNKDGADRIRQIRRLDPKHELTLMCRDLSNLSEYAKVGNTQFRYLKNYLPGPYTFILPASREVPKRLQAPKRKTIGLRVTPNIVTNALLAYFDKPLLSASLIQPGESQPMTDGWSIQEEFGHCLDAVLDGGFSGFEPTTIIDFTEEEPLLVRQGQGEFIS; translated from the coding sequence GTGTCTGTTTATATTAGCGTTCATCCAGATAACCCTCAGCCAAGGTTATTACAACAGGTAGTTGATATCTTAAATAAAGGTGGGGTTATCGCTTACCCTACAGAATCAGGTTATGCACTTGGTTCATTGTTAGATAATAAAGATGGTGCTGATCGGATTCGCCAGATTCGTAGACTTGATCCAAAGCATGAATTGACTTTAATGTGCAGAGATTTAAGCAACTTATCAGAATATGCCAAAGTAGGTAATACGCAGTTTCGATATTTAAAAAACTATCTTCCAGGGCCTTATACTTTTATTCTACCGGCGAGTCGTGAGGTTCCAAAACGTTTACAGGCACCAAAACGTAAAACAATTGGGTTAAGAGTAACGCCAAATATTGTGACCAATGCTTTGTTGGCTTATTTTGACAAACCTTTATTATCAGCCTCTCTCATTCAGCCAGGAGAGTCTCAGCCTATGACTGATGGTTGGTCTATACAAGAAGAGTTTGGGCACTGTTTAGATGCGGTTTTAGATGGTGGATTTAGTGGTTTTGAACCAACGACTATTATCGATTTTACTGAAGAAGAACCTCTATTAGTCCGCCAAGGACAGGGAGAATTTATCTCATGA
- a CDS encoding site-2 protease family protein, with translation MNELNIMQQIAIWAIPVIFAITLHEVAHGWAASKLGDQTALMLGRLTINPLKHIDPIGTVVVPIALLVMGGFVFGWAKAVPVDTRNFKNPAADMAKVAIAGPAANLLMAIFWAIIAKTGTVLQVSAPEIGNYLIYTGFAGVSINLILLVLNLLPIPPLDGSRVLSAFLPKKLAWQFNQIAPYGFFILIGMMIFGLLSPLLMGPYTMFRDLIFSFIGL, from the coding sequence ATGAACGAACTCAATATCATGCAGCAAATTGCAATCTGGGCAATTCCCGTTATTTTTGCGATTACATTGCATGAGGTTGCACACGGTTGGGCAGCATCTAAGTTAGGTGACCAAACCGCTTTAATGCTTGGTCGTTTAACGATTAATCCCCTTAAGCATATTGATCCAATAGGAACTGTGGTGGTGCCAATTGCTCTTTTGGTTATGGGTGGTTTTGTATTTGGTTGGGCTAAAGCCGTACCAGTAGATACACGCAATTTTAAAAATCCTGCTGCTGACATGGCTAAAGTGGCTATTGCTGGACCAGCCGCGAATTTGTTAATGGCCATTTTTTGGGCGATTATTGCAAAAACCGGTACGGTATTACAGGTATCCGCACCCGAAATTGGAAATTATTTAATTTATACCGGTTTTGCCGGTGTTAGCATTAATTTAATTTTATTAGTACTAAACTTATTACCTATTCCACCTCTTGATGGAAGCCGTGTTTTATCGGCTTTTTTACCTAAAAAGTTGGCGTGGCAATTTAACCAAATCGCTCCTTATGGTTTTTTTATCTTAATAGGAATGATGATATTTGGTCTTTTAAGCCCGTTACTTATGGGGCCTTATACAATGTTTAGAGATTTAATTTTTAGCTTTATTGGTTTGTAA
- the rluB gene encoding 23S rRNA pseudouridine(2605) synthase RluB, which produces MNQPEGEKLQKILARAGFGSRRSVEVLITEGLVKINGRTATLGDRATPEDKIKVRDQAVKETRLQKQPTKVILYNKPEGLLCTRSDEKGRKTIFEQLPRVINGRWISIGRLDLNTSGLLILTNNGELANRMMHPSYEVEREYTVRVFGEVSEEALKQVVKGVQLDDGPARFNKVTKMQTSIEGDSINKWYKVTIKEGRYREVRRIWEAVGVQVSRLHRVRYGQFTIPRNLRKGKTEELTWKQVNQLLKSVDLKEEARPDLRSNKQAGDKKQKRMNSLAKPVARKPSAKRTIHDLSEGTNKRRR; this is translated from the coding sequence ATGAATCAACCTGAAGGTGAAAAACTTCAAAAAATTTTGGCAAGAGCTGGTTTTGGCTCAAGACGTTCTGTTGAAGTTTTAATAACAGAAGGCCTGGTGAAAATTAATGGCCGTACAGCAACACTTGGCGATAGAGCGACCCCAGAAGATAAAATTAAGGTGCGTGACCAAGCAGTTAAAGAAACTCGCCTGCAAAAACAGCCTACTAAAGTCATTCTTTACAATAAACCAGAAGGTCTATTGTGTACTCGTAGTGATGAAAAAGGTCGTAAAACGATTTTTGAACAACTACCAAGAGTCATAAATGGTAGATGGATTAGTATTGGTCGTTTAGATTTAAATACGAGTGGTTTATTAATCCTAACCAATAACGGTGAGCTAGCTAACCGTATGATGCATCCTTCTTATGAGGTTGAACGTGAATACACTGTTCGTGTTTTTGGTGAAGTCAGTGAAGAAGCTTTGAAACAAGTAGTGAAAGGGGTTCAGCTTGATGATGGCCCAGCTCGTTTTAATAAAGTTACTAAGATGCAAACCTCGATTGAAGGAGATTCAATCAATAAATGGTATAAGGTGACGATTAAAGAAGGGCGTTACCGTGAAGTTAGACGTATCTGGGAAGCGGTTGGTGTTCAGGTAAGTAGACTGCATCGAGTACGTTATGGGCAGTTTACGATCCCTAGAAACCTAAGAAAAGGTAAAACGGAAGAACTGACTTGGAAACAAGTCAATCAATTGCTTAAATCGGTAGATTTAAAAGAAGAAGCTCGTCCAGATTTAAGAAGTAACAAGCAAGCTGGTGATAAAAAGCAAAAACGAATGAACTCATTAGCAAAGCCAGTTGCCAGAAAGCCTTCAGCAAAACGTACTATTCATGATTTAAGTGAAGGGACTAATAAACGCAGACGTTAA
- a CDS encoding SlyX family protein translates to MSQKEDTSDHKINSLIKRVDSLEMNQSFYDENIQALEKTIAIQHQEIQLLEKKLSLLTDYLKSLRQDMIKDPKDEVPPPHY, encoded by the coding sequence ATGTCACAAAAAGAAGACACGTCAGATCATAAGATAAACAGTCTTATTAAGAGAGTTGACTCGCTTGAAATGAATCAAAGTTTTTATGATGAAAATATTCAGGCTCTTGAAAAGACCATCGCAATACAACACCAAGAAATACAGTTACTAGAAAAAAAGCTGTCTTTATTAACTGACTATCTAAAAAGCTTAAGACAAGATATGATCAAAGACCCTAAAGATGAGGTTCCACCGCCCCATTATTAA
- a CDS encoding M61 family metallopeptidase has translation MIQYNLSAFDPKSHLIKVQLIIEKPCQPVQQLRLPNWIPGSYLIRDFAKHINEIEVTNQKGQVIELNSIDKSNWSFSSEESVTVEYSIYAWDLSVRGAHFDETHAFFNGTSVFLEVVDQQDQACKIVISPSEVTTLNNWKVATGLPAVETDSQGFGIYQADDYSSLIDYPVEMGTFHEIDFMACGIPHKMVLTGIFDCDDDRLKQDLTKICETEIKLFGEPAPVENYLFQVMVTGNDYGGLEHRNSTALICGRNDLPYKGMQEPTDGYLQFLELCSHEYFHTWNVKRIQPKAYQQSDLQTPVYTNQLWWFEGVTSYYDALILKRAGLIDTKTYLDLLAKQMTRVYRMPGRFKQSVAESSWLTWTKFYQQDENAPNAIISYYTKGSLIALALDLTIRKQTDNKKSLDDVLLYLWHNFGQKGIGLEDGQIEQICCEVSGLDLTEFFDAYLFGTEDIPFKEMFADFDIDFSLRALSGLDDIGGHISGISEETDNSDSTNSLTLPNHIGANVNNTPQGSLKVTHVWNGQAAYHAGLSAGDEIIAINGLKITSKAQLDTLLKRHDTTQSLSCHYFRRDELRETLLKLEAPQPDRVSLVKKSVETDSTTGFNWLI, from the coding sequence ATGATTCAATACAATCTCAGTGCTTTTGATCCAAAATCTCACTTAATTAAAGTCCAGTTAATAATAGAAAAACCTTGTCAGCCAGTACAACAACTGAGACTTCCAAACTGGATTCCAGGAAGTTACTTAATTAGAGATTTCGCTAAACACATTAATGAAATCGAAGTAACCAACCAAAAAGGTCAAGTGATTGAATTAAACTCCATAGATAAATCCAATTGGTCATTTAGTAGCGAAGAGTCAGTAACCGTTGAATATAGTATTTACGCTTGGGATCTATCTGTTCGCGGAGCACACTTTGATGAAACTCACGCATTTTTTAACGGTACTTCAGTGTTTTTAGAAGTGGTTGATCAACAAGACCAGGCCTGTAAAATTGTAATAAGCCCTTCAGAAGTTACTACTCTTAATAACTGGAAAGTAGCCACAGGACTACCCGCAGTAGAGACTGATTCACAAGGATTTGGAATTTATCAAGCAGATGATTACAGCTCTTTAATTGACTACCCTGTTGAAATGGGCACTTTTCATGAAATTGATTTTATGGCCTGCGGCATCCCTCATAAGATGGTGCTTACGGGCATCTTTGACTGTGATGATGATCGCCTCAAACAAGACCTGACCAAGATTTGTGAAACCGAAATCAAATTATTTGGTGAACCCGCACCGGTTGAAAACTATCTATTTCAAGTTATGGTAACGGGTAATGATTACGGAGGTTTAGAACACCGCAATTCAACCGCGTTAATTTGCGGCAGAAACGATCTACCCTACAAAGGTATGCAAGAACCAACAGATGGTTACTTACAATTTTTAGAACTTTGCAGCCACGAATATTTTCACACTTGGAATGTTAAACGTATTCAACCAAAAGCCTATCAGCAAAGTGATTTACAAACGCCGGTTTATACCAACCAACTTTGGTGGTTTGAAGGCGTTACCTCTTATTACGATGCCCTTATATTAAAGCGTGCAGGACTTATCGATACTAAAACGTATCTTGATTTACTTGCTAAACAGATGACTCGTGTTTACAGAATGCCTGGACGTTTTAAACAATCGGTTGCAGAATCGAGCTGGTTAACCTGGACTAAGTTTTACCAACAAGATGAAAATGCTCCAAATGCCATTATTAGTTATTACACCAAAGGTAGCTTAATTGCCCTAGCACTTGATTTAACCATTAGAAAACAAACAGATAACAAAAAATCTTTAGACGATGTTTTACTTTATCTATGGCACAATTTTGGACAAAAAGGCATTGGGCTTGAAGATGGTCAAATAGAACAAATCTGTTGTGAAGTTAGTGGTTTAGATTTAACTGAATTTTTTGATGCCTATCTATTTGGAACTGAAGATATTCCATTTAAAGAAATGTTTGCTGATTTTGATATTGATTTTAGTCTGCGTGCACTTTCAGGCTTAGATGATATTGGCGGTCATATTAGCGGTATTTCTGAAGAAACCGATAACAGTGATAGCACTAACAGTTTAACGTTACCCAATCATATTGGAGCCAATGTAAACAATACCCCGCAAGGTAGCTTAAAAGTCACACACGTCTGGAATGGACAAGCGGCCTATCACGCGGGCCTTTCTGCGGGCGATGAAATCATTGCTATTAATGGTTTAAAAATCACCAGCAAAGCTCAGTTAGACACCTTATTAAAACGCCATGACACAACACAGTCTCTAAGTTGCCATTATTTTAGAAGAGATGAATTAAGAGAAACGCTATTAAAATTAGAAGCACCTCAGCCAGATCGTGTTTCATTGGTCAAAAAATCAGTTGAAACCGATAGCACAACGGGCTTCAATTGGTTGATATAA
- a CDS encoding SLAC1 anion channel family protein, with amino-acid sequence MSEQQATTEQHSMPLERSSAFFPINIFGAIMGYAGLTLGLKQAHDLLGISISVFYTFALLSTILFIVFSITYLIKLVKYPKSVISEFDHPVSLHFFPTFSISLLLLSLIYLDMAYDVARVMWILGATLQFFLLLFILNNWIHHEKWQITHMNPAWFIPVVGAIVVPLGAVHFVDMEVAWFFFSIGLVFWIILNSIVMYRLFFHPPMMKVLEPTLFILIAPPSVGFISYMTLNGMVGVDEFARILYYIALFLMIMLFTQVPRFIKVPFALSWWAYTFPLAAFSLASFMMFEQLHKVFFSYVASLTLAVLFALIVHLTFKTIMAIKNKKMCVPPQVPASPQASEK; translated from the coding sequence ATGTCAGAACAGCAAGCGACAACAGAACAACATAGTATGCCACTAGAACGCAGTAGCGCTTTTTTCCCCATTAATATATTTGGGGCCATTATGGGGTATGCGGGGTTAACTTTAGGCTTAAAGCAAGCTCATGATTTATTAGGTATCTCTATCTCAGTTTTTTATACCTTTGCTTTACTTTCAACCATACTGTTTATCGTCTTTTCAATTACTTATCTCATTAAGTTAGTTAAATACCCTAAATCGGTTATTAGTGAATTTGACCACCCTGTTTCATTACATTTTTTTCCTACCTTTAGCATTAGCTTATTATTGCTCAGTTTAATCTATTTAGACATGGCTTATGACGTAGCAAGAGTCATGTGGATATTAGGTGCAACCTTACAGTTCTTTTTACTATTATTTATTTTAAACAACTGGATTCACCATGAAAAATGGCAAATCACTCATATGAATCCAGCTTGGTTTATTCCGGTTGTAGGCGCTATTGTTGTGCCTCTTGGAGCGGTACATTTTGTAGATATGGAAGTGGCTTGGTTTTTCTTTAGCATTGGCTTGGTCTTTTGGATTATTTTAAACAGCATCGTTATGTATCGACTTTTCTTTCACCCTCCTATGATGAAAGTACTAGAACCCACTTTATTTATTTTAATTGCACCACCTTCAGTTGGTTTTATCTCATACATGACATTAAACGGTATGGTAGGTGTTGACGAATTTGCCCGAATTCTTTATTACATTGCCCTATTTTTAATGATTATGCTTTTTACCCAAGTGCCTCGTTTTATTAAAGTGCCTTTTGCTCTTTCTTGGTGGGCTTACACCTTTCCGTTGGCCGCATTTTCATTAGCCAGTTTTATGATGTTTGAACAACTTCACAAAGTCTTTTTTAGCTATGTTGCCAGCCTGACTTTAGCTGTACTTTTTGCCTTAATTGTTCATTTGACCTTTAAAACGATCATGGCAATAAAAAACAAAAAAATGTGTGTTCCACCGCAAGTACCAGCAAGCCCTCAAGCTTCTGAAAAGTAA